The Sparus aurata chromosome 15, fSpaAur1.1, whole genome shotgun sequence genomic interval GCCCATGGTGTGTAAAAAGATGTTTTAGCATTTTGCTGACGTTTTCATCCTCACATAAAATGATCATTTCACAGGCATTAGACCTGGCAATGTTGCTTCGGGAGGTTTCTTCATCACAGGCACGAGTCCTTCTTGTTGAAGTTTCCAGTATTGTAGACCCATGAGTTTGCTTCATTGTTTTGCAATGCAATGCACATGGTACTGGACACTGAAGAGCTTAGTAGCATGCGATACCAATGGATAAGACAAGTTCTGCTCTCAAATCCCATCCCTGTTTACTGCTGCAATGACCTACTGTCCCTGTTGAGATCAATAGTGTAATCTATTCTGAGCAACCAAACATCATCTGAGTGTCACCAGGATGCTCTCTCCCTGAACACTTGTTATTAGTTCCCTCACAATttaatttttcttcaaattacTGGGTACTGGCAAAAGTTAAGCGCCACCGTTAACTGACAGACCttcaaaaagaggaagaggaaggatgAAATGATGCAAGACTACAGTCTGTAGAGTAGAGGAAGAAATACAAGCAAGTGAGAGAGGAGGCAAAAGTCAATGAATGGAAGGTCTCACACCATGTGGAGTGAAACttgtcattttatttacatgttcgAAAAAACCAAACTAAAGAAAAGTTGGAAGTGTATTTCTACTTCACCGGACCTGTTTCTTCCATTTGCAGTGCCAAACTGAGCTCAGTTAAAAAATGGGAGACTTCCCACGAAAAACCTGTCGTGTTGGCAGGTATGTCCTCCTCATGTTTATTATGTGAAGTCATTGTCCTGGTCAAAGAAACCAGCTAGTCAAGCCCATCCCAGAGTATACTGAGTTTTTTATTTGTGACATAAGCTGCTTGTTTGAACAGGGATATATTATTCTGTGTACAGACAGATTTGTGGGTATTAGCTTTTGACATGTATGATGAATGATGGAGGCCTGTGTAGGAAACAACATTATATTACATTCTGCTAGACTGTCTGTTAACACCCACCTGGTCCCTGAGCAGCTCCAACACTTGGTGGAGGCATTCGTTGACTGAGAGCTCTCCAGTCTTCAGGACAAGATCTGGTTCCTCGGGACGCTCATAGTTTGAGTCGATACCAGTGAAACCTGGCAACAAATGTAAGACTCACAAGCATCAGGGCCATTTTCGTTCTAATTACATGTAGCACAACCGCAAGTGAAATACTCTGTGGTTGGAGAAATGGTTTGGCATTCCTTTAATGACTCATAGAGTGGCACATATTGCCAATAACTTGGAGAGAGTTGGTTGAGGTAAGGATTGTCATACACACCTTTGATCTCTCCAGCTCGAGCCTTCTTGTAAAGTCCTTTTACATCCCTGCTCTCACACACCTCAAGAGAAGCGTGGATGAACACCTCGAAAAATGGAAGTCCGGCACCGGCATGGATTTTCCTTGCCTCCTCGCGATCCTGTGAAAGAAAATAGTACATGTATATAATTTGAATATATACATAAGTATTACTAAATTGCTGGtaattttggattttggatagTAATATATTTCATCTAGAACATGGTTGTAACGGTTTCCTGACCTTGCTGAAAGGAGAGATGAAACTGGTAACACACACCAGCCCAGCATCGGCAAACAGTTTGGCCACCTCAGCAACACGACGGATGTTTTCCTCGCGGTCTTCAGCAGTGAAGCCCAGATTCTTGTTCAGGCCATGGCGAATGTTGTCTCCATCCAGCGAGTAGCAAGGGATAGCATGGGACACAAGGTACTCTTCTAGAGCAAAACTGATGGTAGTCTTCCCGGCACCAGACAAACCTGGTGGGAAAATGTGACAAGCATGAAGCTGGGTCGACTGAGGCACTGTTTCTAAAATAGTCCATATCGTGGCAGATAAAGGAGCTACCTCATGACAGATATCATATTAGACTATTGAGACTTACCAGTGAGCCAGATAGTGCAGCCTCTGAAGCCTCCCCTGGTGCCCACGACCTGCCCTCTCTTGCTGCGGCTGACATGGTGGGCCTGGTACACCACATTCGTTGACCTGTTCAGATCCTAAAAAAGAAGAACACAGGCTCAGAGTGGTGCCATAGACCATCTACATCTGAATGCTGAAGTTGTCTGACCCTGCCTGACTTATTTTGTCATGTCATCCACACTAACATATATTGTCACTTTACATAGTGATTAGAGCTCAGTTTAGTGTAGCatgactgtttttttcatgCCCTGTCCGTAGTGACTATGTGGATAAATGGGGCTGCATTGACTTCTAAAGGGGAGGGGTAGAGGAGGGAAGGGATGAAGGGAGGGGGAGGACTGACTGGACAATGTGTCCAGTGTGCTGCTTGCAGCCCAGCGATGATGTGGCAGTGCTCGTGCCCACACGTTCGCCCTCTGCATccactctccctccttccctacATCCATCCCATGGCTTCACTTTTTGCATACTCacccctcacctcctccctcctctcagtcACTACAACCTACGCCTATAAAATGCCTGAATAGACACTCACAGGGTTTCAGTCTGATTCTGACAATATGGATTTAACAagtcatttttctctctcatgcACAAACATTGCTGTGACTGTATAATGTTGACCTTGTGCCATCACACATAAGGCGTGTTTCATTTGATAATGTGAGATGATCACCGCATAAATTTATACTTTATGGTTGTCTTCCTAGAGGAGAGGATTTGCTGGGTTTATAAGTCACCAATCTGACCactaaaaaaaatcaagtggCAGCCTTCAGGGCCGAAAAATTAAGCCAAACTACACTTCCTCAAACGGCCACACTGGCTCCAGAGGCTAGTCAATCCCCCCTAGGCCTCCATAATAAAATGCCTAAAGTTTacttaaataaacatgttttaaaaaatggttcTGAATTTTTAAATCTCACGCTTGTTGAAATGCTATTAAGGCTTAGAGTTATGCATGATTAAGGGTGTGGCTGTCTTGAGTGATACCTAGCTGTTAACTCTAGCTAGCTAAGGCTAGCTGACAGCAGCGGGCTTCATTTGGCTCACCTCAGCTCAGACAGAGTTTTGGGTTTGACCCCTTGAGCCCTGATTACTGATgaatatttatcaaaaatctaaTTATGTTGACATTTCAGGAAAGTACCAACAGTCAACCCTACAATATTTttgcaatatcaatatttaaaatcaaaaataatgtgatacttgattttgtcacccagatCTAGtgtttatgaagtgcttttgaggagatttgaAAATATTGAGATATATATCTGGAATTCCAATATAGTCTAAAAATAtcatgaaattattttatcattattattttactcATATCCCCCAGCCCCAGAAATCAGGCAGTGCCAAGATGGCATTCGCCACCCACATGGAGCTTCACAATGGCTCTTCAGAAGCCTATTGATGACGCTGCAAATGTCGCTGGCATTAAGTTGGGTTTACCATGAGCAGGATTTCAAGTAGACTTGCTGCTCCACCTCACAATAGTACAAATATGCTTTACACActcaatttttttatttgctcacTAATCATGTACAAATAACATGTACCCTACACTTGATGCCTGTGCTGCACACACCCATACAACTGGAATGAGATCAAGACAAACAGCGCTATTCTTCTAGACATAGTGGACACCTTCTCTCCTTCAATCACAGACTGCAAACACACTGATCCTTATTATGTCCTACTTCCTTTAATGGGGAGACATTATCTTTATACATTTTATCCAAAACATGACTTCACTTCCTATTATGAttaactttatttctttttaatccacctttttttccctctcaaaTCTCTTTCCTGTTGAAAAGCCCTTTCATCTGCATTCCCGCGTAAGAAATGCACTAGAAACCCTTGTTCTTACAAATTTAGAAGATCTTATGTAACTCTTTTATCTTTCTCCCAGCTCAGCTCAGGCTACATCCTGTTTCCAAGGAAATCACAATAGATTAACTTAAAATAAAGTGCTCTGAAGTTACTCAACTGCAGAAATTTGAGCAATGATGACATAACTTGTCAAAGTAATAATTACACTTTGGGTTAACTTGATAACTCATGATTTAAAAGCCCCAATtaatcatctttcttttttttatataaaggtGAAAGATGTTCAATTTTTCATATAGAAAAGCAGCATCACATTCTCATGTTTAACTATCTAAAAACTGCAGTGACCAAAACCCTGCATCAGTTTTTCTAGTTTCTGTACAAAAACTGTGCATTGAAACACCTTCTCATACTTCAGGATCACTACACATATGTTCTTCAAGTTAGCAGCATTCCTGTGCAGCATCAGCCAGCCGGTATCACAGTGGCTTctttctcccctccctcccctcctcaccAGACACCCGACGTTATGAATGGGCCAAAGTGACACGGATACGTTACTACAACAACCCTTCTATTCAGAGTCAAGGCTGCGACCATCACACCTGGTAGTTGGTTACAGTAAAGAGGCATAGACGTGAACTGAACGAGCTGTTGTtgggtttaaaaataaaaattaataaaaatgtaaagcaGCACTCCAGAGTTACTTTGAAGGAACGAGTCATCAACTTTTCACTGATTCTTTTTCTCTCAGTAGCAGAAGGATCGCCGACAAGGAGAAACATAGCGGACAGTCAGATTGATTGATTTCATGTGTTAACAAGAACAGTCCGTTAATACACAAGCTAGCAAGGAAGTTTTACATCTCGGGCGCTGGCTTCGCTTCACTTCTTGACACACATTTGAGCCTAATCTGATGACAGCTTGAATTTCAGTCGTCCCTCTCCTCGCCTCCTTATCTCCAGATGTACTTCGTTACTCACCGTGCGAAGCTTTTTCACCCCAGACATTTCTCTcgaccgctgctgctgctgctgcacaccgGGCTCAGACACACGGAGGCCTGGATGGGGGGAGTCTGTCGCTCGCTCGGGTTGTAACCACCAAAGTTTTGGCAGCGGTAATCCAAGAAGACGAGGGGCTTTAAAAGGGACTTCCAAGACACGTAGCATTCCGCTGGCCCAACCTccggtcctcctcctcctccgacgTCGTAAAATCTGCATAATTTGCAGTGTAGCAGCCAATACTCAAGAAAAACGACATGACGGGGCCGATCGCTGGAACCGGCAGAACTAAGCTGGAGGCTGAGCGTGACTTACACCAACGTTATCAGCCAAGTTTGTCAAATTAAATACAACTTTCTGCCGCAGCCTCTGTTGCTCGTGTAATAACAGTCGAACAAGATGACAGACTGATTTCAGCTCAGGTTACAAACAAACAGTCGCCGCCTAACCGTTAAAACAACATTAACGTTAGCTCCGTTTGAAATCCGCCACCTCCAACCGTTGTTTGCGAGCTAATCGTAACTTTTAAGCTAATGACACTTACGCTAGCTATACTTTATTGGAGCAAAATGGCTGAAAATTGAGGTTATTCTCTCTCCTGGGTAATGTCCTCACCTCAGTGATGTTATTCATAACGTTGTGCGCATAACATGGAGTAACCTCGCTTCATTATTTACCGACTAAATGTCCATTGAGGTTAATATGAAATGCCCGAAACGTGACATTAATGCCAACTGGGTGAATTAACGAGACGTTGACGTGAGAATTCCGTAATAACGGTTGAGAGTGAGATTGGACATCAGCTGCAATGCAAATCGTTTCAGTTCAGGTTACAAGAAAACATTCTCTCCTGTTTGAAGCTGAACCATTTAAATTTATGTATTTGCTCCGTTTGATATCTGCTACCTTCAACCTTTGTTAGCGAGCTAAAAGTAACTCATAAACTAATGACAGTTATGCTAGCTTAACTTTATTGGAGCAAAATGGCTGAAAGTAAAGTGTGGATACTAACTTACTTCATTTATTCATCTGGCCTGCGGCTGATGATAAAAAAAGTTGTTCTTTTCAAGGTCCTACGTCTGATGTGTAAAGAAAAAGTTAATGATTGTCtttagagatttttttttttttttaaagatttacaaTATAAACCCAGAAACCTTCTACTGAATTTCgggatttaaaggtgcactatgtcgttttggggaagaaattttaatcagaagataaagatcttttgctttgttttcatgaccgaacaaaaaaaactgaccaTAAAGGACAAAACAGATTTCatactttgttttaattttgccgactctgccacctttctagcatcagacagtgttctgggaacaCCCCTTTCCCTCAAATATTTGTAAAAAGGATGAAGGATGCCAAATATTGTGTAAGCTTATTGTGGAACTTAACTGCAGGTAGATAACAATGTTTAAAGAAGCAAGGGAAGGTATCCATCTTATTCCTGACTTTgcgagtttacccatggttcatagtgGTAGTAAAGCTGGTGGTAGCTCTTCCGGTTAAACTGGTTGAATGCGGTGTTTATGCTAGcatagctgtcatgctcgctcaaAGACcagcttttaacacaaagaaaccgacaaaatggacaaaaatcgGAAGTGCAACACAGTAgggatgttttaaaaagttgtgaGGACAGTTCTGTAACAGTGCCTCACAtgtcagttctcacggagtgtgTAGATGACATGACACAATGGCCCAACGTTAGCTACATTGACATAGTTAATTATCTTGTtatttctgaaggtgttgatgGTGAAGAATTGctcagttacaaaagcacagaagcatacaactacctgcacagtaacaaaatagggaaagtacttTTGAGGAAACAGCGAGTttatatatttctgaaggcagcagtagagcccagccagagtgtcaatcaagcttaacatacagcgtggatagatagatagatagatagatagatagatagatagatagatagatagatagatctttATTTTAGTCTCAAAGCCGCAAGCCACGCTAGTCTCCGTTGCTCCTTCCCAGGCATGGCTTGCAGGGCTCAGGGCACAGACATGTTTGTAGAAGTTTTTGATGTTTTACACAAgaagtttctgaaaaaaaaccttcaatttTCATGGATTCTTGTGGCAACCACAAATGGCACATGTTGTTCCTGATCTCatgttaaaaacaatttagcatttATAACATAACGTTACTGGGCGCTCACACCAAAGGCGATAAAATCGCCTGTGGTCGCTCTGGTCGCTCACATCGCGTCGCTGCAGTCGCCTGTGTGGCAGCGACTGCAGCGACCAAAGCAACCAAAGGACGGGCCTTTCAAGCAGCGGGCATTTCCGCCTTCGGAATCCAGATCAGCCCCCAATTGGCTGTCGCCACGGTCGCGATGCTGCTCATTTACATAAAGTTGAGCGTCTGTCAACTTTCGTCGCTCGTGTCGCGTCGCTGAAATCGCGTCGCTCACGCCGCCGGCTGCTCCAGTCGCTCCTCGTCGCCAGcttacattgaaaatgaatggcaGTTGGTCGCCTCGGTCGCATAAGTCACTTTTGGTGTGAGCGCCCGGTTAGTTGTTTTTGGCTAGCTTGGTGGTGGCtgtcagtcatgcagttgcatGCGGccaccggaaacagaaaaccgccagcggaagtagttatctgtcatggcagcaccCATAAGCTTCTGAAGAAACGGGTGGCTATTTTAAATAACTGGGAGCTAAACTGCATGGTGTCAGTAATGGCTGTGAAATAATCTGCATCACTGATTTAATTTTGTACTTTGTAACTGATGGACTTTGTATGAGTGATGAATACATCCTGCAATGTAAACCATATATGGAATATTTGCAGTTTATAAATTAGTTTCTTTCTTAATAGTTTGAATGAGGAGCTAAAAGTTGAAATTGCAAGTGTGACGATGTCTGCTTCCTGTATGAGTGTATGGCAACCTGCATTATCTCGTCTCAGTTAGCTGTGTGTTCCCAACATGTGATCCAAACACAATTATGTAAACATCTGGGAAGGAATAGAATGGCACAGATGTGTCTGTGAATAGTAGGAATTGATTTAAGCGGACCTATGAAGCTGGTTACTACCTTCTAAAGTTTCATGAGGCATGAGGGGCAAtataaatgatgaaataaaaaaaatatatagcaTCATGAAACATAGTCAAAATAGCGGAACTGTAACAGGACATAGAAAATGGACACTCTACAAAAATATACACTTTAATTCATGTTATATCATGTGCAATAATGGAAAGAAACCCTGTAATTAAGCAATATAGAAGTAGTAATACTATAATGGTACAGGTACACTTCAAATTAAATCCCTGAGGTGTTTCAGAGACACCAAATCTGCCTTTGTTCAGTCGCAACACAAAGGGAGTGAAAAATACTAAAAGGCCCAGTTGATACTGAGATATGTTCAtgcaaagaaaagacaacaacgACACTGTAATGTCGTCTTTTCCAGAGTCTACCCTGCCTGCCTAAACATCAGCAGGAGGCTTGAACAGCTGACACTCAGCCTCAAAGTCACAGCCTTGCAGCAGTTCCCTGTAGTGCTTTTTGACGTCTTCATAGAGCGGCATGGAGGCCCTCTGGTCAGTCAAACCGGGGAAAGTCATAGTCTTCTCGTTGAGCAGCGGCTGCAGTCTCAGTTCGCCTCCCCCACAGTCGTATAGGACGAGGAGTAAGTTAGCTGCATAGGGTAACATATGGCTGGTGCGGAAAGAGCGTTGGGTCTGAGAGGCGTAGTTGGTGGATGTCAGGGCATCGCTGTCCTTGAAGAAGCCCAGAAGTGTAAGCAGTGGCAGGAGGGTCTCTGCATGGCCGACCTGGACTGTCACAGCTTCATTCACCTGCTGGCCTGATCTGACATACAGAACAAACAACATCTGGTCATTAAGATTGTATCTTTTAAGGCAGGAGACACTCGTTTGAGAGCATCCTCTCAAGAGCTGATTTAGCCAGATTCTGAACAAAACAAACCGGAACTATCACAGCTTCAGGCACCTGCTGGCGTGACAAACATCTGGATCAGGTTTAATCCAGATTCAATATCATTATAATTATACAGTTTTCTAGACATTTTCTAGAGTAACAGTTGATaactgatgaatgaatgaatctatCAGGAAAAGAATTGTTGTAATCTTAGTACAtcatattaaaaatgtttgatggTTTTTCTCAGAAGTTGACATCTGGGTCAGGTCTAATCCAGATGGAactatttttatgtttattttttcatattagGTAAATAACTGAACACAACCTACAACAAAACCACAGTGCACATGTTAACTGCCTCTGCATGGACTTTGTTAGAAAAGGGACAACacaatatttatatttcatttataaatAAGTGATATGGCAAGTCCTTAACCAGAGTGCTTCAGAAAAAGTTTCAAACAAGAAAACGTCTCTTTTTACCAAAAGCAACAGCAAAACAAGCTACATCGCAGGAAAACCAGATTAAAACAGTTGTAATTACTCAGGCCTTCCCATTCAAGCCTTTACATTTGAGGTGTACAGGTGTGGATAGAAACTTGATCTTTAGAGAGCCTGAGTACAGCCTGGTATTATCAAACAGGAGAtaaatgtcttttaataaacacgtttgtttgttttatcaccGAATTCCTCTGTTGTCAGTTATGAAATGACGTGAGAACCCGAGTGAAGGCAGACGCACTGAATGAGAAATCTTGTACTGGTGATGAAGATTCTCATTCAACAAGTTTGCCACACCTCTTACAGCTTTTAGCTTCAAACGAAATCACCATTACCATCAAAATTAAGACTGAAAACTTGTCACAAATACTGACAACTTCAGTGGATCAGGAACATGTGCGTTCTTGATTGTGTTTTGTGGTGTATGTTATGTTACATTTCCAGTTTAACAAGTCATGACATGTCCTTTATGCTCTCTGTAAGTCAGCATTGTAATCGCAAATGtttgatgtgatgtgtgtgtgtttttcgtTACCGTGGGTTACGTAGAGTTCAAAAGGGTACTATACCGAAAGTACTTCTGTAGGAACACAGTTATAGACACCAACAAACTAAATATGCCTCATTTTAATCATAAAGATCCATTAACtggtatatgtatgtatataaatgCCTTTTCTGGGAATGTttaagaaagtaagaaaaaaatcctaCATCTGTCCCTTTGTCAGGACCCACACTGACACCCATCCTACATCCAAGTTCTGTGGAAATTTGTTCAGTAGTTTTGCATAACCCTGCTGACAAACTAACCAAATAACTGACATGGCTGCAGGGAATAAGTACTAGAAACACCACACTCTACTTTTAGCACTGGAGGAAATTTACTCACTTGTTCTCGTTGGCTGCTTTGTCCAGTCGGCTAAACAAAACATGGAAGAGGATGCAGCTCGACTTGCTGTTGATATCATGACCGTAGTCTGTTTTCCAGAATTTCTTTTAGGTCATTTGCGTACTCCATAACCTGAAAACAGTAAAATTCATTAGTGGTCTGGATACAGGGTCAGTCAATCTTTGTTTTGCAAGGTAACATTTCAGGTCACCTGAGTGTTAGGTCAGCCTGtaacacaagacacaaaacacTCTTTGTGTCATTCAATGAATGAATAGAGTGgcaaagcaaagaaaaacaatacataCTGTTAAGGCGGGAGGTTTTCTCTAACTTGGCCTTGTTTTCTTTGGATAATTtactttattcatttgtttgttaaaCAGATACAATACAGATAACATAGGAATAGATAATGTAACATGTAATATAGGGTCTTTCTTTATCAATGACTGAATGACTGAAGAGAAACATTACTTTACTTACCCTCATGATAAAATCTTGCAATGAAATTGGTACAGTGAATCTACAATCACTGAATATCCTGTACCTGTGCATCGACCTCATCGAAGAGCCGACACCAGGGAGAGTTCACAGTCTTGATGGCAAACTCATAAGCACACAAGTAAAAGGCAGCTTCGGCCATATCTGGAGGGGAAAGGTTGAAGTAAAATGTTAATGAGATTACAATCAAACATATgatgaaacacaacaaaaagcaCTGGGACGATGTGATAATTTAACCTGAAGTTTAACACTGTGGTGTGTACTGCTGAATAACTGCTCCAGTTTGAGGCCTGTGACACTTCCTGAGCAACGGCTCAATCTGGTGGAGCCTCAATACATTAATAAACAGTACAAATTAGAAAACAGCTCCACCTACTGTGCAAATACTCACTATGAAATATGACTAATGGGAAGTTTCTACATACTATCATCCCCCTGATACAGAAAAATACTTATACTATATTAGTGTTTGTTTCAATAATGTTATAAGACATTTGAGATGGTTTTCCAGTTTATTGTATACACTGTAATTTGGTACTAACtattgtcctttttttaaaataataaattaacaaatatCCCTATACTCTTCTAACttagatatttttttgtttttatagagAATCTGTCACCTGCATGACTCAGTGGACCTACTACAATTTGGAAAAAAGCCAGACAGATCAATCGGTGATGCCATCGACCTCGCCCTCCACCTGCCCTCTCTCAACTGAACCCATCACATGTGAGAATGCTCTTTATTTTGACGGTAATCAGGAATGTAAAAAGTACACTAAAGTTATCTTTGAAGATTATTTACTCTGAGAATTGTGAAAGTCACTTATAGGAGTATCACTAGAGAAAACGTCTTAAAGTATCAGATATTAGAAGTACTTATCAGATCCAATGTTCAtatcttttttccatttttttttctcttctgattctcagattctgttgttgttttttttaacaatctgATGAATACTGTTGAAAATGATgctgcatgcaatctgcaaagaaCTATTAAggtataaaataaatatagtggggtggaagtataaagtagcagaaaatggaaatactcaggtaaagtacctcaaaatgtctatatatgtactgtatgttcttTACTTGAGCAAATGCACTTAGTTCCATTCCACCTCTGACTGTAATGCAGCTTTTGATACCACTGCTTGTCAAGCAAGTTCAGTGATGTGGGACTCAACACCCCCCTCTGTGACTGAGTCTAAGCTTCCTGCACACCTTAGGCTGTAGCTCTTTTCACACAAAGATTCTGTATTATCGCCGCAAAGGAGGCTCGCCTTGAGCCacttttgtttgttcacactgaaccaagcgGTGTCAGCATGAAGCCTCTCCAGTGTGTAATTTTATACAGCATGCCGGCATTGTGGAACCACAAGAGGCGTCCCGGAAGATAAAAATCTGTGTGGTTTATCACCGGTTTTCTCCCGGTTTCCACCTGTTAAAC includes:
- the LOC115596478 gene encoding LOW QUALITY PROTEIN: multiple inositol polyphosphate phosphatase 1-like (The sequence of the model RefSeq protein was modified relative to this genomic sequence to represent the inferred CDS: deleted 1 base in 1 codon), which produces MAEAAFYLCAYEFAIKTVNSPWCRLFDEVDAQVMEYANDLKEFWKTDYGHDINSKSSCILFHVLFSRLDKAANENKSGQQVNEAVTVQVGHAETLLPLLTLLGFFKDSDALTSTNYASQTQRSFRTSHMLPYAANLLLVLYDCGGGELRLQPLLNEKTMTFPGLTDQRASMPLYEDVKKHYRELLQGCDFEAECQLFKPPADV